In Gouania willdenowi chromosome 24, fGouWil2.1, whole genome shotgun sequence, a single window of DNA contains:
- the opn8b gene encoding opsin 8, group member b, translated as MDIYSSALSPALDIGTGFYLLFVAVLSIVGNLLVLVMAFKRSSRMKPPELLTVNLAVTDLGAAVTMYPLAVASAWSHRWLGGDSVCTYYGLAGFFFGVASIMNLTVLAIVRFIVSINLQSPKDKISWKMVKILCLWTWLYAVIWALFPILGWGRYGPEPFGLSCSLAWGQMKEEGFSFVMTLFSFNLAIPTIIIICCYFGITIKLYITYKKSMNNSNRIPNIVKLHRRLFVIAVLNSMGFICCWTPYGLVSLWSLFHDSSSIPPEVSLLPCMFAKSSTVYNPLIYYFFSQSFKREVKLLPWLCINPNRCHASNNIADNSMADADCKPRVPERSTLVEIPGCKTVSLG; from the exons CTGTGCTGTCCATTGTGGGAAACCTGCTAGTTCTTGTCATGGCCTTTAAAAGGTCATCAAGAATGAAACCTCCGGAGCTGCTGACGGTGAATCTAGCCGTGACAGACCTGGGAGCAGCTGTCACCATGTACCCACTGGCCGTGGCATCCGCCTGGAGCCATCGCTGGCTGGGAGGAGACTCCGTGTGTACGTACTACGGCCTAGCTGGGTTCTTCTTTGGAGTCGCCAGCATCATGAACCTGACCGTCTTGGCCATCGTGCGCTTCATCGTGTCAATCAACCTACAATCCCCAA AGGATAAAATCAGTTGGAAGATGGTGAAGATCCTGTGCCTGTGGACGTGGCTGTACGCTGTGATCTGGGCTCTGTTCCCCATCCTGGGCTGGGGTCGCTACGGGCCGGAGCCCTTTGGTCTTTCCTGCTCGCTCGCATGGGGACAGATGAAAGAAGAGGGCTTCTCATTTGTCATGACCTTGTTCTCCTTCAACCTGGCCATTCCCACTATCATCATCATTTGCTGCTACTTCGGCATCACCATCAAGCTATATATTACCTACAAAAAGTCAATGAACAACAGTAATCGAATTCCCAATATTGTCAAGCTCCATCGGAGGCTATTTGTA ATTGCAGTTTTGAACAGCATGGGCTTTATTTGCTGCTGGACACCGTATGGCTTGGTAAGCCTTTGGTCCCTTTTCCACGACAGCAGCAGCATTCCACCTGAAGTCAGCCTGCTGCCGTGCATGTTTGCGAAGAGTTCCACCGTGTACAACCCGCTCATCTACTACTTCTTCAGCCAGAGCTTCAAACGGGAGGTGAAGTTACTGCCATGGCTTTGTATCAATCCCAATCGTTGCCATGCCTCCAACAACATTGCTGACAACAGCATGGCCGACGCTGACTGTAAACCCAGAGTACCTGAGAGATCTACTTTGGTGGAGATCCCAGGTTGTAAGACTGTGTCTTTGGGATGA